The proteins below are encoded in one region of Brassica napus cultivar Da-Ae chromosome A6, Da-Ae, whole genome shotgun sequence:
- the LOC106369355 gene encoding defensin-like protein 2, translating to MKLSMRLISAVLLLFMIFVATGMGPVTVEARTCESKSHRFKGTCVSSTNCGNVCHNEGFGGGKCRGFRRRCYCTRHC from the exons atgaAGCTCTCTATGCGTTTGATCTCAGCTGTTCTCCTCTTGTTCATGATATTCGTTGCCACAG GGATGGGTCCAGTCACAGTGGAGGCACGCACGTGTGAGTCGAAGAGCCATAGGTTCAAGGGTACATGTGTGAGCTCAACAAACTGCGGAAACGTGTGTCACAACGAAGGTTTTGGCGGAGGTAAATGCCGTGGTTTCCGTCGTCGTTGCTACTGCACCAGACATTGCTGA
- the LOC106365445 gene encoding defensin-like protein 10: MKLSLRLVSTILLSFMLLLVAGMIPVEARTCESPSTKFQGVCLNAKNCAGVCTGEGFTGGQCSSLKCYCTKTC; encoded by the exons ATGAAACTCTCTCTGCGTTTGGTCTCAACCATTCTCCTCTCGTTCATGCTACTCCTTGTCGCAG GAATGATTCCAGTGGAAGCCAGAACGTGTGAGTCACCAAGTACCAAGTTTCAAGGAGTGTGTCTCAATGCAAAGAACTGTGCCGGTGTTTGCACTGGCGAAGGATTCACAGGAGGTCAATGCAGTAGTCTTAAGTGCTACTGCACCAAAACCTGCTAG
- the LOC106369354 gene encoding putative pentatricopeptide repeat-containing protein At2g02150: MRLIVFPLHFLLKMLCSLRNFIHVNRRFPRRVSPCFPLSSVSCPFVWFTSFLCVIRYPFVTKTHPLDSNRDWIRNVVKNDLWEDPQINNLFDPVHVPRLLLDLKQDPRLALKLFKWSTNRTGSNHTVESYCIIAHILFCSRMYHDANSILREMVQLHNCDVFDALWSTRNVCVPGFGVFDALFSVLIDLDMVEEALQCFSKMKRFRVFPKTRSCNGLLQRFGKLGKREGMKSFFKDMIGAGSKPSVFTYNIMIDCMFKEGDVEAARRFFEEMKLRGLVPDTVTYNSMIDGYGKVGLLDDAVCVFEEMKCMSIEADVITFNSLINCFCKNGVLPKGLGFYREMKRSGVKPNVVTYSTLVDGFCKEGMMEQALKFYVDMRRVGLVPNEFTYTSLIDAKCKIGNLTDAFRLGDEMLEAGVEWNVVTYTALIDGLCDAERMQEAEELFGKMVAAGVVPNLASYNALIHGFVKAKNMERALELLNELKGRGIKPDLLLYGTFIWGLCGVEKIEAAKVVMKEMQEDGIKANTLIYTTLMDAYFKSGNPTEGLHLLEEMLKLDIDVTVVTFCVLLDGLCKNKLVSKAADYFGRMSDEFGLQANAAVYTAMIDGLCKENQVEAATSLFEEMAQEGLVPDRTAYTSLMDGNLKQGNVLEALALRDRMDEIGMKLDLLAYTSLVWGLSQCNQLQKARSFLEEMIGEGIVPDEVLCVSVLKKHYELGCVDEAVELQGYLMKHQLLTSDKNNALPDM; this comes from the coding sequence ATGAGGCTCATTGTATTCCCTCTGCACTTCCTCCTCAAAATGCTCTGCTCTCTCCGCAACTTCATCCACGTTAATCGCAGGTTCCCTCGCCGTGTAAGCCCTTGTTTCCCTCTCTCTTCTGTCTCCTGCCCTTTCGTCTGGTTCACGAGCTTCCTCTGCGTCATTCGATACCCTTTCGTCACCAAAACACACCCTCTAGATTCCAACAGAGACTGGATCCGTAACGTCGTCAAGAACGATCTATGGGAAGATCCCCAAATCAACAACCTTTTTGATCCAGTCCATGTCCCAAGGCTCCTCCTTGATTTGAAACAAGACCCTAGGTTAGCCCTCAAGCTCTTCAAATGGTCAACGAACCGAACCGGGTCTAACCACACCGTTGAGTCATACTGTATCATAGCGCACATTCTCTTTTGTTCTAGAATGTATCACGATGCTAACAGCATCCTTAGAGAGATGGTTCAGTTACATAACTGCGATGTTTTCGACGCTCTTTGGTCCACGAGGAACGTCTGTGTCCCTGGTTTTGGTGTCTTTGATGCTCTCTTCAGCGTTTTGATTGATCTTGACATGGTCGAGGAGGCTTTGCAGTGTTTCTCCAAGATGAAGAGGTTTAGGGTTTTCCCAAAGACTCGTTCTTGCAACGGTTTGCTTCAGAGGTTTGGGAAGTTAGGGAAGAGGGAAGGGATGAAGAGTTTTTTTAAGGATATGATTGGTGCTGGCTCGAAGCCGAGTGTGTTTACTTACAATATAATGATAGATTGTatgtttaaagaaggagatgttgAAGCTGCGAGAAGGTTCTTTGAAGAGATGAAGTTGAGAGGTTTGGTTCCTGATACTGTTACGTATAACTCTATGATTGATGGGTATGGGAAGGTTGGTTTGTTAGATGATGCGGTTTGCGTTTTCGAGGAGATGAAGTGTATGAGTATTGAGGCTGATGTTATAACGTTTAACTCGCTGATTAATTGTTTCTGTAAAAATGGAGTGTTGCCTAAGGGTTTGGGGTTCTACAGGGAGATGAAGCGGAGTGGGGTTAAACCGAACGTTGTTACTTACAGCACTTTGGTTGATGGTTTCTGTAAGGAGGGTATGATGGAACAGGCATTGAAGTTTTATGTTGACATGAGAAGAGTTGGTCTTGTGCCTAATGAGTTTACTTACACTTCTCTCATTGATGCCAAGTGTAAAATTGGTAATCTAACGGATGCTTTTAGGCTGGGTGATGAGATGTTGGAGGCGGGTGTGGAGTGGAATGTGGTGACCTACACTGCATTGATCGATGGTCTTTGTGATGCTGAGAGGATGCAAGAAGCTGAAGAGCTTTTTGGCAAAATGGTTGCAGCTGGTGTGGTTCCGAATCTTGCGAGTTACAACGCTCTGATTCATGGATTTGTAAAAGCGAAAAACATGGAGAGAGCGTTAGAGCTTCTGAACGAGTTGAAGGGGAGAGGTATTAAACCGGATTTGCTCCTCTATGGAACTTTCATATGGGGTTTGTGCGGTGTAGAGAAGATAGAAGCAGCTAAGGTAGTCATGAAGGAGATGCAGGAGGATGGAATCAAAGCGAATACGTTGATCTACACAACGTTAATGGACGCTTACTTCAAATCTGGTAACCCCACGGAGGGATTGCATTTGCTAGAGGAGATGCTAAAGCTTGATATTGACGTCACTGTTGTTACCTTCTGCGTTCTGCTTGATGGATTGTGCAAAAACAAGTTGGTTTCCAAGGCAGCTGATTACTTCGGGAGGATGAGTGACGAGTTTGGTTTACAAGCTAATGCAGCGGTGTACACAGCGATGATTGATGGTCTCTGTAAAGAGAATCAAGTTGAGGCTGCAACGAGTCTTTTTGAAGAAATGGCTCAAGAGGGTCTAGTTCCAGACAGAACAGCATACACATCGTTAATGGATGGGAACTTGAAGCAAGGGAATGTGTTAGAAGCTTTGGCTTTACGAGACAGGATGGATGAGATTGGTATGAAGCTTGATTTGCTTGCTTACACTTCATTGGTCTGGGGGTTATCGCAGTGCAACCAGTTGCAGAAAGCGAGATCCTTCCTTGAGGAAATGATTGGGGAAGGGATTGTACCTGACGAGGTTTTGTGTGTTAGTGTCTTGAAGAAACACTATGAGCTTGGATGCGTAGATGAAGCTGTAGAGTTGCAGGGTTATTTGATGAAGCACCAGCTTTTGACCAGTGATAAGAATAACGCACTTCCAGACATGTGA
- the LOC106369353 gene encoding chromatin assembly factor 1 subunit A yields MDYERIGKTQVTTSGGGGGLSPRKLRSMLLLGADRKKKEDMIEPTPIMRSGSNQSDDLVASGSDDCKDVDVVCEITTDYDNVSEEVKSVSASLFEFQKDKAAPRLPTRSFSKPAPSKWDDAQKWIASPTSSNRPKTAAGGQVHVSKKGPGFGRQSSMKIPLEVEEPDTKRIDVSQVKKETGQKFVSWEVNLIDNSIATEVNLSRHDSSIATAFAQPPSTARSVSMRDMGTEMTPIASQEPSRNGTPIRATTPIRSPITSEPSSPGRRQGASASQMSNKELSEKELQMKTRREIMELGTQLGKLNIAAWASKEDEDKDASTSMKNKAASLQTSKSVSEARASAWEEAEKAKHMARFRREEMKIQAWENHQKAKSEAEMRKTEVEVERIKGRAQDRLMNKLAEIERKAEGKRAAAEAKKNRQAAKTEKQAEQIRRTGKVPSLMFSCFSFCS; encoded by the exons ATGGATTACGAACGAATCGGAAAGACCCAG GTTACTACtagcggcggcggcggcggcttgTCTCCGAGGAAGTTAAGGAGTATGCTTCTTCTCGGTGCtgatagaaagaagaaagaagatatgATTGAACCAACTCCAATAATGAGATCTGGGTCAAATCAAAGTGATGACCTTG TTGCTAGTGGATCAGATGATTGCAAAGACGTTGATGTTGTGTGTGAGATCACCACTGATTATGACAATGTGAGTGAAGAAGTCAAGAGTGTTTCTGCATCCCTCTTTGAGTTTCAAAAGGACAAGGCTGCTCCAAGACTTCCCACTAGGTCCTTCTCTAAACCTGCTCCATCCAAATGGGACGATGCGCAGAAATGGATCGCTAGTCCGACATCTTCTAACCGACCAAAGACAGCTGCAGGAGGACAGgttcatgtctcaaagaaaGGGCCTGGCTTTGGTCGGCAGTCTTCTATGAAGATTCCTCTTGAAGTTGAAGAGCCTGATACAAAGCGAATAGATGTAAGCCAAGTCAAGAAGGAGACAGGACAGAAGTTTGTTAGCTGGGAAGTTAATCTCATTGACAACTCCATTGCAACTGAAGTTAATCTCAGCCGACATGACTCATCCATTGCAACTGCGTTTGCGCAGCCACCTTCAACAGCGAGGTCTGTGTCAATGAGAGACATGGGAACTGAGATGACTCCAATAGCGAGCCAAGAACCTTCTAGAAACGGGACGCCGATCAGGGCGACAACGCCAATCAGAAGTCCTATAACTTCTGAACCTTCAAGTCCTGGGAGAAGACAAGGAGCATCAGCTTCTCAGATGAGTAACAAGGAGCTCTCGGAGAAAGAGCTTCAAATGAAGACTAGGAGAGAGATAATGGAGTTGGGAACACAGCTTGGGAAGTTGAACATTGCTGCTTGGGCTAGCAAAGAGGATGAAGACAAAGATGCTTCCACATCAATGAAGAACAAAGCTGCTTCTCTGCAGACTTCTAAGAGTGTTTCTGAAGCTCGTGCCTCTGCGTGGGAGGAAGCGGAGAAGGCTAAGCACATGGCTAG ATTTAGACGGGAAGAGATGAAGATACAAGCATGGGAGAATCATCAGAAGGCGAAATCTGAAGCTGAGATGAGGAAAACAGAG GTGGAAGTTGAGAGGATAAAGGGACGAGCGCAAGACAGGTTGATGAACAAACTAGCTGAGATAGAGAGGAAAGCAGAGGGGAAGCGAGCAGCGGCTGAAGCGAAGAAGAATCGCCAAGCAGctaaaacagagaaacaagctgaaCAAATTAGAAGAACAGGCAAAGTACCTTCATTGATGttttcttgctttagcttttGTTCTTAG
- the LOC106363881 gene encoding F-box/kelch-repeat protein At1g24800: protein SPNDFSSSSICLKPYVPVCSKNLTRLLFVFLIFQFEATLKKPKNLGKAESKECLKTRANLKKRKKHVLNVGRVTRFSDLPLDLVGDKILSKLPITSLGAVRSTCKLWNALSREWILSNAAKLKRQVLGFMTMDYKIYSLRFHLHKDKYRGVYQSRKHIDILNQVEISKVFHCHGLLLCVLKDKSRLVVWNPYLGQTRWIEPRTNFHKCDRYAFGYDKNRNHKILRCFDDYDIINKKLSFMVEIYDLRSHSWKVLDVTSDLAIEYDANGASLKGNTYFFAQEEIPPGDGSIVVSDLEDFLICFDFTNERFGQRLPLPFHSSLQEAVTLSCVGEDQLAVLYERLYTIGTLEFWVTTKIEPNAVTWSKFLNVDMTPHDGYLSHVGSFIIDEEEKAAMVFDGRRDDQPSKTRRYHRAMTVGDGYCGLYEGLRKCPTETRPPLVCSSSYLPSLVQIN from the coding sequence TCTCCTAATgacttttcttcttcctctatttGTCTTAAACCCTATGTTCCTGTCTGTTCTAAGAACCTAACTAgacttttgtttgtgtttttaatttttcagtttGAAGCAACTTTGAAGAAACCTAAGAACTTAGGTAAGGCAGAGTCTAAGGAATGTTTGAAGACCAGAGCGAATCTAAAGAAGCGTAAGAAACATGTGTTGAACGTTGGAAGAGTGACGAGGTTTAGCGATCTTCCACTAGACTTGGTTGGCGATAAGATACTCTCCAAGCTTCCAATAACGTCTCTTGGAGCGGTGCGTTCCACTTGCAAGTTATGGAACGCTTTATCCAGAGAATGGATCTTGAGTAACGCAGCAAAATTAAAGCGGCAAGTTTTAGGTTTCATGACGATGGATTACAAGATCTATTCATTGAGATTCCATCTCCACAAAGACAAGTATAGGGGAGTTTATCAATCTAGAAAGCATATAGATATACTTAATCAAGTCGAGATATCCAAAGTCTTTCACTGCCACGGCTTATTGTTATGCGTACTCAAGGACAAGTCGAGGCTCGTGGTATGGAACCCTTATTTGGGGCAAACAAGGTGGATTGAACCTAGAACAAATTTCCATAAATGCGACAGGTATGCTTTCGGGTATGACAAGAACCGTAACCACAAAATATTGAGATGTTTTGATGATTATGACATCATCAAcaaaaaactctctttcatggtcgAAATCTACGACTTGAGATCTCATTCTTGGAAGGTTCTTGACGTTACTTCGGACTTGGCAATAGAGTATGATGCTAACGGAGCGTCTTTGAAAGGAAATACTTATTTTTTTGCTCAAGAGGAGATACCACCTGGTGATGGAAGTATAGTGGTATCAGACCTTGAAGATTTTTTAATCTGTTTTGATTTTACAAACGAGAGATTTGGACAGCGTCTGCCTCTTCCGTTTCACTCTAGTTTACAAGAAGCTGTGACACTCTCTTGTGTTGGAGAAGATCAGCTCGCCGTGCTATATGAAAGGTTGTATACAATAGGGACATTGGAGTTTTGGGTTACTACTAAGATTGAGCCCAACGCGGTGACTTGGAGCAAGTTTTTGAACGTAGATATGACACCACATGATGGTTATTTGTCTCATGTTGGGAGTTTCATCATTGACGAAGAGGAGAAAGCTGCAATGGTTTTCGATGGACGCAGAGACGACCAACCCTCAAAGACACGTCGGTACCACAGGGCTATGACCGTTGGAGATGGATATTGTGGATTATATGAGGGTCTTAGAAAATGTCCGACTGAGACTCGTCCCCCACTGGTGTGCTCGTCTTCTTATCTTCCAAGCTTAGTGCAAATCaactaa
- the LOC106369352 gene encoding F-box protein PP2-B1-like isoform X3: MEQIQVGGGSSRNGAARLDTLPEDCISMVVSHTSPRDACVVASVSKTVKSAAESDLVWDKFLPPELSSLVPPRSLDFSSKKEIYMSLANDSVLIDDGKKSFWLEKGSGKKCYMLSAMDLKITWSDCPAYWKWKKDPESKFEKVAKLRHVCWFEIRGKISCGMLSKGTHYSVYAVLKIGGSGSRGLDDTPMEALVGFAGEEAASKTFVLLEPKGTYPRGGYSSGSFREVSTGCSWIEIPVEEVEEERETDRSVEEPKERGDGWSEVKLGNFYNGDGGCDDDGNEIEFSIMGTEQEDWKSGLIFQGIEIRPMNEGD, encoded by the exons ATGGAGCAAATTCAAGTCGGCGGAGGAAGTAGCCGAAACGGCGCGGCGCGGTTGGATACATTGCCGGAAGATTGCATCTCGATGGTGGTTTCTCATACATCGCCGCGCGATGCTTGCGTTGTGGCTTCGGTTTCGAAAACGGTTAAGTCAGCGGCTGAATCTGATTTGGTTTGGGACAAGTTTCTTCCGCCGGAGCTCTCATCTCTTGTTCCTCCTCGATCGCTAGATTTCTCGTCGAAGAAGGAGATTTATATGTCTCTTGCTAATGATTCCGTTCTGATCGACGACGGCAAAAAG AGCTTTTGGTTGGAGAAAGGTAGTGGGAAGAAGTGTTACATGTTATCTGCGATGGATTTAAAGATCACATGGAGTGATTGTCCTGCTTATTGGAAATGGAAGAAAGATCCTGAGTCTAA GTTTGAGAAAGTAGCGAAGCTTCGTCACGTGTGTTGGTTTGAGATTCGGGGAAAGATAAGTTGCGGAATGCTGTCCAAGGGGACGCATTACTCTGTCTACGCAGTGCTCAAGATAGGAGGGAGTGGATCACGCGGGTTAGATGACACCCCCATGGAAGCTCTAGTCGGGTTTGCGGGGGAGGAAGCTGCTAGCAAAACGTTTGTGTTACTCGAACCAAAGGGTACGTACCCGCGCGGTGGTTACTCAAGTGGTTCTTTTAGAGAGGTTAGCACAGGGTGTTCATGGATAGAGATTCCGGTTGAAGaagttgaagaagagagggagaCTGATAGGAGTGTGGAGGAGCCAAAGGAGAGAGGAGATGGGTGGAGTGAAGTTAAGCTTGGGAATTTTTACAACGGTGATGGAGGTTGTGATGATGATGGTAACGAGATTGAGTTTTCTATTATGGGGACTGAGCAGGAAGATTGGAAGAGTGGTTTGATTTTCCAGGGAATCGAGATAAGGCCTATGAATGAAGGAGACTGA